The Pochonia chlamydosporia 170 chromosome 1, whole genome shotgun sequence genome window below encodes:
- a CDS encoding CND1, Gas1-like protein (similar to Metarhizium robertsii ARSEF 23 XP_007821300.1), whose protein sequence is MHSSTLYVALAALTSNLVNAHGKISVATGDAGGNTTALGIMGGVVPGAGPNRQTEVDTTVFRSRKAASDGLGRTKGNGQNTLDDMSRIVAMSGSTLPQVSNNGGYISATYHIVTTDGAGPVQAIVDPTGTGKFSQGTKAQVVTQVPGRNGNIAPGPLSNNRPQKGQGGGGLLGGLLGKRALNVDSDYPLKVAIPAGTTCQGSMGGMSNVCLLKVANPSGAGPFGGVIAFQMAGNGGNTTDTNGNASNGEGSSDNGDSSNGNNSGNGANNQGNGNSANNEASNNSNGNDDNNEKRAVRFHS, encoded by the exons ATGCATTCTTCAACTCTTTACGTAGCCCTGGCGGCTCTTACTTCTAACCTCGTCAATGCCCACGGCAAGATTAGCGTTGCT ACTGGTGATGCCGGCGGCAACACCACTGCACTTGGCATCATGGGCGGTGTCGTGCCGGGGGCAGGTCCCAATCGACAAACCGAAGTCGACACGACAGTTTTCCGCTCCAGAAAAGCTGCTTctgatggccttggccggACCAAAGGCAATGGCCAGAATACCCTGGATGACATGAGTCGCATTGTTGCCATGTCTGGCTCAACCCTTCCACAGGTCAGCAACAATGGGGGGTACATCTCTGCTACCTACCATATTGTTACTACC GACGGGGCTGGACCCGTGCAAGCCATTGTTGATCCTACGGGAACGGGTAAGTTCTCTCAGGGCACAAAGGCACAAGTCGTCACGCAGGTACCAGGGAGAAATGGCAACATCGCCCCCGGACCTTTAAGCAATAACCGCCCACAGAAAGGCCAAGGCGGCGGTGGTTTGCTCGGTGGGCTACTTGGGAAGCGAGCATTAAACGTTGATTCAGATTAT CCTCTCAAAGTTGCCATCCCAGCCGGGACTACTTGCCAGGGTTCCATGGGCGGCATGTCCAACGTTTGTCTTCTAAAGGTTGCTAATCCCAGTGGCGCTGGTCCGTTTGGCGGCGTGATTGCCTTCCAGATGGCTGGTAACGGTGGGAATACGACTGATACCAACGGAAATGCCTCTAATGGCGAGGGTTCAAGTGATAATGGGGATAGCAGCAATGGCAATAACTCTGGCAATGGGGCGAACAACCAAGGAAACGGCAATTCTGCTAATAACGaggccagcaacaactcGAACGGCAATGACGATAACAACGAGAAACGTGCCGTCAGGTTCCATTCGTGA
- a CDS encoding endo-beta-1,6-galactanase (similar to Pyrenophora tritici-repentis Pt-1C-BFP XP_001941255.1) — protein MFLAILSSIIALANLSTVDADTVTTVDPSTWGVWEGWGVSLAWWAKAFGDREDLADALFTTNWQSFQGQSLPGLGFNIARYNAGASSTKAYNGSSMVVSPNIKPSRQIDGFWLDWASSDPSSSSWDWSVDAKQRLMLQNARMKGADTFELFSNSPMWWMCYNHNPSGASDASKDNLQSWNYEQHAAYLANIDQYARQHWDIDFQSVEAFNEPSSDYWSAMGGQEGCHFDVSTMDKVTAFLRTELSKRGSNSFIAASDETSYDAAVNTWKMMASASKDAIRRINVHGYQGGGGRRDQLYSLAKQSNKVLWNSEYGDNDGSGKQMAANILLDFYWLHPTAWVYWQAVDIPGWGLIVGDNDAKTLDSVSTKYFVLAQFSRHIRTGMTILGGGNADTVAAYNAKNKTLVVVAANWASAQYINFDLSRFTKTWKDGDLVKRWHTVVDGSENYAEHNDTFMQGSRFWSWFDTGSVQTFEINGVDL, from the coding sequence ATGTTTCTCGCTATTTTATCTTCGATTATCGCTCTTGCCAACCTCTCAACTGTTGATGCAGACACTGTGACAACAGTTGATCCCTCTACATGGGGTGTTTGGGAAGGCTGGGGGGTGTCACTGGCCTGGTGGGCCAAAGCTTTTGGCGATCGTGAGGATCTCGCTGATGCTTTATTCACTACTAACTGGCAATCTTTCCAAGGCCAAAGTCTACCTGGCCTCGGTTTTAACATTGCACGATACAATGCTGGAGCTTCCAGTACAAAAGCCTACAACGGAAGCAGCATGGTTGTTTCTCCCAATATTAAGCCATCTCGTCAAATTGATGGCTTCTGGCTCGATTGGGCAAGCTCTGATCCTTCGTCCTCTAGTTGGGACTGGTCGGTTGACGCGAAGCAGCGCCTCATGTTGCAAAACGCTAGGATGAAGGGTGCTGACACGTTTGAGCTTTTCTCAAATTCTCCgatgtggtggatgtgttATAACCATAATCCATCCGGGGCTTCAGATGCCTCCAAGGACAATCTACAGTCCTGGAACTATGAACAGCATGCCGCATATTTGGCCAACATCGACCAATATGCACGCCAGCATTGGGATATTGACTTCCAATCTGTGGAGGCTTTTAATGAGCCATCATCAGATTACTGGAGCGCCATGGGGGGGCAAGAGGgttgccattttgatgtCAGTACAATGGACAAGGTGACTGCATTTTTGAGGACCGAACTCAGTAAACGGGGATCGAACAGTTTTATCGCAGCTTCGGATGAAACGAGCTATGATGCCGCGGTAAACACTTGGAAAATGATGGCTAGCGCATCCAAGGACGCCATCCGTCGTATCAACGTTCATGGCTATCAAGGAGGCGGTGGACGCCGCGATCAACTCTACTCCCTGGCTAAGCAGTCGAACAAAGTCCTGTGGAATAGTGAATATGGCGACAACGATGGTAGTGGCAAGCAAATGGCTGCGAACATACTCCTGGACTTCTACTGGCTACATCCTACTGCTTGGGTCTATTGGCAAGCGGTCGACATACCTGGTTGGGGACTTATAGTTGGCGACAATGATGCAAAAACACTCGATTCAGTATCCACAAAGTACTTCGTGCTTGCACAATTTTCCCGCCACATTCGAACAGGAATGACTATCTTAGGCGGCGGTAACGCTGACACGGTTGCAGCTTACAATGCTAAGAATAAGACACTAGTAGTCGTAGCCGCAAACTGGGCTTCGGCTCAGTATATAAACTTTGACCTTTCCCGCTTTACGAAAACTTGGAAGGATGGAGATCTAGTAAAACGATGGCATACTGTGGTCGATGGTAGTGAGAATTACGCTGAGCACAACGATACGTTCATGCAGGGATCCCGTTTCTGGTCATGGTTTGACACTGGTTCTGTGCAAACATTTGAAATCAACGGTGTGGATCTGTGA
- a CDS encoding general amino acid permease (Agp2) (similar to Neosartorya fischeri NRRL 181 XP_001267394.1): protein MTSTGVDRPTPPNYSSDQEKTTAVQGEAKDGTQLEPVTSHRLSLSSGSKYDSTHRQLKSRHIQLIGIGGTIGTALYVQIGKGLLNGGPGSLFIAFSFWCTFVLAITLCMAEMVTYLPISSPFIRFAGRYVDEAFGFAAGWNFFVLEAALVPFEVVACNFILHFWTDAIPTAAVIVIVIVLYALINLLAVKWYGESEFWAAIGKVLLIVGLIIFTFIVMVGGNPLGDRFGFRFWKEPGAFAALYYEGSLGQWLGFLQCLIQAAFTIAGPDYVSMAAGEAENPRKVMPRAYNAVFYRLTAFFVLGSLCVGILVPYNDKELIAAFKSSAPGAAGSPYVVAMNRLGIKVLPHIVNAMVLTAAFSAGNSYVYCASRSLYGLALEGKAPKFMTTCTKKGVPIYCVGFVLLLALLAFLQLSSNAAVVLNWLVSLVTASQLLNFSCVCISYLCFYRALKVQGISRDSLPYKAWFMPYGAYYALTATTIMVFVGGYSVFLPGQWSIPDFLFSYTMLAVFPILYFGYKFIRGTKIIRPEDVDLVKDLDVIEEYERNYIPKPPANRFEKVLDLLFG, encoded by the exons ATGACTTCAACTGGCGTCGACCGGCCCACGCCGCCCAACTATTCCTCTGACCAAGAGAAAACTACTGCCGTCCAGGGCGAGGCCAAAGACGGTACTCAACTCGAGCCAGTGACTTCCCACCGACTTTCGCTTTCTTCCGGATCAAAGTACGACTCTACTCATCGCCAACTCAAGTCCCGGCATATTCAGCTCATTGGCATTGGTGGTACCATTGGCACCGCCCTTTAT GTTCAAATCGGTAAGGGCCTTTTGAATGGCGGCCCAGGCAGCTTGTTTATTGCCTTCAGCTTTTGGTGCACGTTTGTTCTCGCAATCACCTTGTGCATGGCTGAGATGGTTACCTACTTACCCATTTCTTCACCCTTTATCCGCTTCGCTGGTCGTTATGTCGACGAGGCTTTCGGATTCGCCGCTGGTTGGAACTTTTTCGTCTTAGAGGCTGCACTGGTGCCGTTTGAAGTTGTTGCCTGCAATTTCATCCTGCATTTCTGGACTGATGCTATACCGACTGCGgccgtcattgtcattgttATTGTCCTATATGCCCTGATCAATCTCCTAGCTGTCAAGTGGTATGGAGAGTCGGAATTTTGGGCTGCCATTGGTAAGGTTTTACTCATCGTAGGActcatcatcttcacattCATTGTCATGGTTGGAGGCAACCCGCTGGGAGATCGATTCGGATTCCGGTTTTGGAAAGAACCCGGCGCATTTGCTGCCTTGTACTACGAAGGATCTCTCGGTCAATGGCTTGGTTTCTTGCAGTGTCTGATTCAAGCGGCCTTCACGATTGCCGGGCCAGATTACGTTTCAATGGCAGCTGGTGAAGCCGAGAATCCTAGAAAAGTCATGCCGCGTGCTTACAATGCCGTGTTTTATCGACTCACAGCTTTTTTTGTTCTGGGATCGCTGTGCGTTGGCATTCTTGTGCCTTACAACGACAAGGAGCTGATTGCCGCTTTCAAAAGCTCTGCTCCTGGCGCAGCTGGCTCACCCTACGTCGTTGCGATGAATCGCCTGGGCATCAAAGTATTGCCTCACATTGTCAAcgccatggtgttgactgCTGCCTTTTCCGCGGGCAACTCCTACGTTTACTGTGCATCCCGATCTCTATACGGGCTAGCTCTGGAAGGCAAGGCACCCAAGTTCATGACGACGTGCACGAAGAAAGGCGTCCCTATTTACTGCGTCGGTTTTGTGCTGCTACTTGCGCTTCTCGCCTTCCTACAGTTGTCTTCAAACGCAGCCGTGGTCCTAAACTGGCTCGTTTCGCTTGTGACAGCCTCGCAACTTCTCAATTTTAGCTGTGTATGCATCTCATACTTGTGCTTCTACCGTGCTCTCAAAGTGCAAGGGATTAGCCGCGACTCTCTGCCATACAAGGCCTGGTTTATGCCTTACGGTGCGTATTACGCCTTGACAGCCACGACCATTATGGTTTTTGTTGGCGGTTACTCTGTTTTCCTGCCTGGACAATGGAGCATTCCGGACTTTCTATTCTC ATACACAATGCTTGCTGTCTTCCCAATTCTTTACTTTGGGTACAAGTTCATCCGCGGGACCAAAATCATCAGGCCAGAGGATGTTGACCTTGTGAAGGACCTTGATGTCATTGAGGAGTATGAGCGCAATTATAttcccaagccaccagc CAACCGATTTGAAAAGGTGTTGGACTTGTTGTTTGGATAA
- a CDS encoding transcription factor hoxa13 (similar to Metarhizium acridum CQMa 102 XP_007806783.1), whose product MTVADPKGNRSANGNLNGRATTKRRTSKQQRGLFQWAFSSLARLATWAAIFTILFRCPPTLEACDETSPFICGPYFRVKNAVTPHVQPYFDQYAAPYVDVARPYYDTLNSHVLEPTRQYVILYGTPWVNKGQEFARAQWESNGQPQLMRLQAVAKGHYDKSIAPHLAMAGEIVGPYYNTAQRHSQKVYNAYVLPGYEFARPYAMRGYDVAADFTTTKALPATYWAWSKANAFVDTAVWPQLRVVYVENVEPQLVRIGERLARYKTKSNSTAKVVSEEVPVEGASSSISISSSFSKPPPQSPSTSSSAVTSTETFEPFETKPATAEPVHYWNPVEAPIIAENEDEQRRIAREMVTNDLATWQNKFAAQAEEGASAMEDQVDEIARRVMEENAKVTGKGLLQQLQDTIAAEIASMRQKVSKVIESGSADAQQDAISAIRSAGVAIKKKAQLIRGWREDYDAELEETVLGAADVHFQILDETRSLALSNIGMKWAWTDGITYKDWQKYHELKGALNDWTDELKQLIVTHPTLLEAQELSHQIEDDGMTMAAAAAKELARLKEVSGWKILANDFTDNFDSEDMRLAAEAAEQAKIDAAAAAAKQEEEARAANEQSHGEPVSNDNVPRDTGDRQDDKDPAETVAKEPTPQGEPSTPEPPEELTVLPAEDTPVIIADAGDSSPAAEPEETTIILGEATSDAEAIPTQTSDAAEDEVTATATADEEEQTTAVFNDHSTAVNPVMFGAAAQSVSGHGPILDDDSDSDAFASVTSAAAAAYSSAVALAADRYSSAFSVVSAQVESTSKPVHEQLFSSVSAAYDGAVSAANQKFSDAVAAASSGVYKASPTPTKASNIPDWKRVESIAAQRLNEGKLWAEIQYQSVLMALGAATPTPTSSPDKYYEQAKYHYYAGLGMAQDRYSSFMSAASSAWSSVTATPTPTDFVGSASSMASVAGESARSVAGAADDAVKSAYSAASEGVMSAAQDAEDAIGKVADSAAEQVVNVAGVVADTWDVVVSQLSIDVYGQPTAIGWYEGATQTASSAVAAATGAAADSAAAASDAAVKRFEAVNKIVSELIVGKEPTFSESVMSRLSAVYATATSNVGSMASEASAAAASVGDKVGSAASQATQAVKESVEQVRDEL is encoded by the exons ACTTGCCACATGGGCTGCTATATTCACCATTCTCTTTCGTTGTCCACCGACGCTTGAGGCCTGTGACGAAACCTCGCCCTTCATATGCGGGCCATATTTTCGCGTCAAGAACGCAGTAACGCCTCATGTTCAGCCGTATTTCGATCAATACGCAGCACCTTACGTGGATGTTGCCCGGCCGTACTACGATACCTTGAACAGTCACGTCCTGGAACCGACACGCCAATATGTCATCCTGTATGGAACCCCCTGGGTCAACAAGGGACAAGAATTCGCCCGCGCACAGTGGGAATCCAATGGGCAACCTCAACTCATGCGACTTCAGGCTGTGGCCAAGGGTCATTACGACAAGTCGATAGCTCCGCACCTAGCCATGGCTGGAGAAATAGTTGGCCCGTACTACAATACTGCTCAGCGACATTCTCAAAAGGTCTACAACGCTTATGTTCTACCCGGCTATGAGTTTGCTCGTCCCTATGCCATGCGCGGGTACGACGTGGCTGCCGACTTCACAACTACCAAGGCACTACCAGCCACCTACTGGGCTTGGAGCAAGGCAAACGCTTTTGTAGATACAGCCGTATGGCCACAATTGCGAGTTGTCTACGTGGAGAATGTAGAACCGCAACTTGTTCGGATTGGAGAACGACTTGCTCGATATAAAACAAAGTCAAACTCGACAGCTAAGGTTGTCTCTGAGGAGGTTCCTGTCGAAGG AGCCAGCTCTTCGATATCTATTTCGTCCTCCTTCAGCAAGCCTCCGCCCCAGAGCCCGTCTACTTCGTCCTCCGCCGTCACAAGTACCGAGACTTTCGAACCCTTCGAGACAAAACCAGCCACGGCAGAGCCGGTTCACTACTGGAACCCCGTCGAAGCCCCGATTATAGCAGAAAATGAAGACGAACAGCGCAGAATTGCACGAGAAATGGTCACCAATGACCTTGCGACCTGGCAAAACAAGTTCGCTGCACAAGCCGAGGAAGGCGCTAGCGCCATGGAGGACCAGGTAGACGAAATCGCGCGTAGAGTTATGGAAGAGAACGCCAAGGTGACCGGAAAGGGACTGCTTCAACAGCTCCAGGACACGATCGCAGCCGAGATTGCTAGCATGAGGCAAAAGGTTTCCAAAGTTATAGAATCTGGCAGCGCCGATGCCCAGCAGGATGCTATTTCTGCCATTCGATCAGCTGGAGTGGCCATTAAGAAGAAAGCGCAGCTGATCCGTGGATGGCGAGAGGATTATGATGCGGAGCTTGAAGAAACTGTGCTTGGCGCGGCTGATGTTCATTTCCAGATTCTCGATGAAACCCGCAGCCTCGCATTATCAAATATCGGTATGAAGTGGGCTTGGACTGATGGTATCACTTATAAAGACTGGCAGAAGTACCATGAGCTGAAAGGCGCACTTAACGACTGGACTGATGAATTGAAACAGCTCATCGTCACTCACCCAACTCTTCTTGAAGCCCAGGAGCTGTCCCACCagattgaagatgacggcatGACGAtggctgccgccgctgccaaggagTTGGCAAGACTGAAGGAAGTGTCAGGCTGGAAGATACTGGCAAACGACTTCACTGACAACTTTGACTCCGAGGACATGCGACTCGCCGCAGAGGCAGCTGAGCAAGCCAAGATAGATGCAGCTGCCGCCGCGGCCAaacaggaggaggaggcgagggCGGCCAACGAACAAAGCCATGGCGAGCCAGTCTCCAATGACAATGTCCCACGAGACACTGGTGACCGGCAAGATGACAAAGATCCTGCGGAAACTGTTGCCAAGGAACCTACTCCTCAGGGCGAACCCTCAACCCCAGAGCCTCCTGAGGAGCTGACTGTTCTGCCTGCTGAGGATACCCCAGTCATCATCGCGGATGCTGGTGACAGTTCCCCAGCTGCCGAGCCTGAGGAAACCACCATCATTTTGGGTGAGGCTACCAGTGACGCTGAAGCCATCCCTACGCAGACATCGGACGCAGCCGAAGATGAGGtcacggccacggccacggctgacgaggaggagcaaACTACAGCCGTGTTCAATGACCACAGCACCGCCGTCAACCCGGTCATGTTTGGAGCAGCTGCACAGTCGGTGTCAGGACATGGTCCAATTTTGGATGACGACTCCGATTCTGACGCCTTTGCCAGCGTGACGAGTGCCGCTGCCGCAGCGTACTCGAGTGCCGTGGCCCTTGCTGCTGATCGATACTCAAGTGCTTTCTCCGTCGTTTCAGCGCAAGTGGAAAGCACGTCTAAACCAGTTCACGAACAACTCTTCTCTTCCGTTTCCGCCGCCTATGATGGTGCCGTTTCTGCCGCCAATCAGAAGTTTAGCGACGCAGTTGCAGCCGCATCTTCTGGGGTTTATAAAGCCAGTCCGACACCGACAAAGGCCAGCAACATTCCTGACTGGAAACGAGTGGAGTCTATTGCTGCACAGAGATTAAACGAAGGCAAGCTGTGGGCAGAGATCCAATACCAAAGTGTGTTGATGGCACTGGGCGCTGCAACGCCtacaccaacatcatcgccCGACAAGTACTACGAACAGGCCAAGTATCACTATTACGCAGGACTAGGAATGGCGCAAGATCGATACTCGAGTTTCATGTCGGCGGCGTCGTCGGCGTGGTCATCGGTGACAGCGACACCTACTCCAACCGACTTTGTTGGGTCTGCGTCTTCAATGGCCTCGGTCGCCGGGGAGTCGGCGAGGTCTGTAGCAGGTGCTGccgatgatgctgtcaaaTCGGCCTACTCAGCGGCCAGCGAAGGAGTGATGTCTGCAGCCCAAGATGCTGAGGATGCAATTGGGAAGGTTGCAGATTCCGCCGCAGAGCAGGTCGTCAACGTTGCTGGTGTGGTCGCGGACACTTGGGATGTAGTTGTCTCCCAGCTGAGCATTGACGTGTACGGCCAGCCTACAGCCATTGGGTGGTATGAAGGCGCGACGCAAACCGCCAGTTCTGCCGTGGCTGCTGCCACCGGAGCGGCTGCCGactctgctgctgctgcatcagaCGCGGCAGTGAAACGGTTTGAGGCGGTGAACAAGATTGTATCGGAGCTGATAGTCGGGAAAGAACCCACGTTCAGCGAGAGCGTCATGTCAAGACTCAGCGCTGTTTATGCCACGGCAACGTCTAATGTTGGAAGCATGGCCAGCGAAGCCAGTGCTGCGGCCGCATCTGTCGGGGACAAGGTCGGCAGtgcagccagccaggcaACCCAGGCCGTCAAAGAATCAGTTGAGCAAGTACGAGACGAATTGTAA